The genomic segment GTAAAAGTCTTACTAAAACGTTTTCTACGTCATCTCCAACATATCCAGCCTCTGTAAGAGTGGTAGCATCAGCTATAGCAAAAGGTAAATTTAAAATTTTAGCCAATGTTTGAGCCATTAAAGTTTTTCCTGAACCTGTAGGTCCTATTATTAAAACATTAGATTTTTGTAATTCTATATCTTTAGAATCATTTTCTTCTAAATTTTTTATTCTTTTATAATGGTTATATACAGCAACTGATAAAACTTTTTTAGTTTCCTCTTGCCCTATTACATATTCATCTAATTTAGCTTTAATCTCTTTTGGGGTAAGTATCTCGGTTTTAGTAATATTGTTATTTTTTATATCTTCTAAATCTATTTCATCTTCTGGATATAATATATCATAACAAGCTTCTATACAGTTATCACAAATATATACTCCATTTCTACCTGAAAAAAGTTCATTAACTTCACTTTGAGGTCTTCCACAAAAAGAGCAAACAGGTTTATTATCCATTATATCACCTCTTTCTCCTAATCTCTACTAGTAAATACTTTATCAATAATTCCATACTCCAAAGCTTCAGTAGCTGTCATAAAATTATCTCTTTCAGTATCTTTAAGTATTTCTTCTTTTGTTTTTCCACAATTTTTAGCTAAGATTTCACTTAATTTATCTTTTATTTTTAATATCTCTTTAGCTTGAATTTCTATATCTGTAGCTTGTCCTTGAGCTCCACCTAAAGGTTGATGTATCATTACTCTTGAATTTGGAAGAGCATATCTTTTTCCTTTAGCTCCTGCTGATAAAAGAAAAGCTCCCATACTAGCTGCTTGTCCTATACATACTGTTTGTACATCAGGTTTTATATAATTCATTGTATCATATATTGCCATTCCTGAAGTTACCACTCCACCAGGACTATTTATATACATAATAATATCTTTTTCTGGGTCTTCTGCTTCTAAAAACAATAATTGAGCTACAATAGCATTTGCTACATTGTCATTTATCTCTGTTCCTAAAAATATTATTCTATCTTTTAGAAGTCTTGAATATATATCATAAGATCTTTCTCCATAACTTGTATTTTCTATAACTATTGGATTATACATATTTAACCTCCTTTTTATCTTTAGGCAAAAGATAAAAGTTTTTTTATCTTTCACTTAAAGGGACATTGGAGATAGTCCAATGTCCTAATAAAATTATTTTGCATTAGCAACGATGAAATCAATAGCTTTATTTAAGATAATTTCATTTTTTACATTAATTTCAAAGTTTTCAAAGTTTTTATTTTTTACTAACTCTTCTTTTAATGATTCAGCTGTCATACCATACATTTTAGCTATATCTTCCATTTTGTTGTTAAATTCTTCTTCAGTAGCTTCGATTTTTTCAGTTTCAGCTATTTTATCAAGGATTATATCCATTTTAACTTTGCTTTCGCTCATTGGAGCTAATTGATTAAATATAGCTTCGTGAGTCATTCCTGTCATTGATAAGTAAGATTTTAAATCCATTCCTTGAGCCATTAATTGTTGCTCTAATTCTGCTAATCTTCCTTCAACTTCTCTATAAACTAAAGATCTAGGTACTTCAAAGTTTGTTCCTTCTACAACTTTCTTTAATAAAGCTGCTCTGTATTGATTTTTAGCATTTTCAGTTTCTCTTTTTTCAACATCTTCTCTTGTTTTTGCTTTCATATCTTCAACAGATTCATATCCTAAAGTTTTAGCAAATTCATCATTTAATTCAGGAACTTTATCAAATTTTATAGCTTTTACTTTTACTTTGAATACAGCAGGTTTTCCAGCTAATTCTTTAGCATGATATTGTTCAGGGAAAGTAACATTAACTTCTCCTTCTTGTCCAACTTCATATCCTACTAATTGGTCTTCAAAAGTATCGATGAAAGAGTGGCTTCCTAATTCTAACATATGAGTGTCAGCTTTTCCACCTTCAAATGGAACTCCGTCGATAAATCCTTCAAATGATAATTCTACTGTATCTCCCATTTGAGCTTTGTGTCCAGCTTCATAATCAGTTAAAGTTGATTTTCTTTTTAAGATGTTTTGGATTTCAGTATCTAATCTTTCATCAGTCATTTGGAATTCAACTTTTTCAGCTTCTAATCCTTTGTATTGTCCTAATTCAAATTCTGGGAATACATCTACATGTACTACTAATGTAGCTTCTTCTTCAACTTTTAAACTTCCATTGTATAATGGGCTTACAGGTTTTAAGTTTTCATTTTTTATAACTTCACCAAAGAATTTTTTTATGATTTCATCACAAACTTGCTCTTCAGTTTCTTTAGCATATTTAGCTTTGATTTGCTCTAATGGAGCATGTCCTTTTCTAAATCCTGGGATTTCAACATCCTTTTGAGCTTTTGTTAATACAGCTCCTTCAATTGGATTGTACTCTTCTTTAGTTAAAGTCATTGTAACTTCTAAAGCAGATTTTTCAAGTTTTTTAATTTCGTATTTCATTTTTCCTCCTTAGTTTGTTTATATAAAACTTTTTATATTTGCTTTATACTTTTAACCCTGATATTATATCTATCTTTTCCTTTGATATTTATTTTTTCAGGATAATAAACTATTTTTACTTTTTTATTTAAATCTATATTTTCAATTTCATTAGAAAGATTGAAAGCTATAAAAGAAAATTCTTTTCCTTCTTTTTCTAACATTCCATTAAAATGCCTATCTTCAACACCGAATTTTTCTATCCATTTTATTTTAATGTTTTCATCTAAAAATAAAGGCTGTAAATTTTCAAGTCCATATGGGGAAAGTTTTTTCATATCTTGAATTAACTCTTCATCTATAGAAGTTACTGATAATTTCATATCCACCTCTATAATTTTTTCCTCTTTCTCCTTATCTATCTTTTCAATCTCTTTTGAAAACATCTCTTCTATTTCTGGTAAATCTTCTGTTCTAGCTATAAATCCCGCCGCTAAATCATGACCACCATATCTTACTAATTTTTCCTTTATCTTTGTAAAAATATTAAAAATATTTATTCCTGCTACACTTCTACATGAAGCTTTTCCAACTCCATTTCCTGTAGCAATTAAAATAACTGGTAATCTATATTTTATCGAAAGTCTTGATGAAACTACTCCAATTACACCTGGATGCCATTCTTCTGAAGTTAAAAAGATATATTTTAAATTCTTATAATCAGATTTTTGTTTTAAAAACTCTATTGCTTCATCATAGATTTTTTTCTCTAATTTTCTTCTAATCTTATTCATCTTTTTCATTTCTTCAATGATATTATATATTTTAAATTCATCTTCTTCTATAAAGAAATCAGCACCTACTTTTGACACTCCTATTCTTCCTAAAGAATTTATAAGTGGTGATATAAAATAACTTACATCTGTAGTAGTAATATTTTTATTTTGGAATTTAAGATATTTTAAAAGATAAATAAGCCCTTTTACCTTGGTATTTTTAAGAATTCTTAATCCATTACTTATTATTATTCTATTTTCATCTATCATAGGGACAACATCAGCTACTGTCCCTATCATAACTATATCTAAATACTTATATAATATATCTTCTGATTTGCCTAATTTTATTAGTAGAGCTTGTGCTAATTTTAAAGCTACTCCTGCTCCTGAAAGGTACTTAAACTTATAATTTTCACTTAGTTTTGGATTTATCATTATATATTCTTCATCAAACTTATCTTTTACAGATTTATGATGGTCTGTAACAATAATATCTATTCCAATACTCTTAGCATATCTTATATCTTCAATGGAATTAGCTCCTGTATCTACAGTAATAACCAATCTTCCATCTCTTTTCCTCATATAATCAGCTGTTTTTTTATCAAAACCATAAGTTTCTTCCATACGACTAGGAATATAATAACCTGTATCTATTCCTACTTCTCTAAATACTCTAACTAGGAAAGAGGCTGCACTTATTCCATCTACATCATAATCTCCATAAATATATACTTTTTCATTTCTATTCTTTTTTTCTATGATTTTTTCAACAGCTTCTTCCATTTTTTCAAAATCAAATGGGTTTCTAAGTAGTGACATACTTGAATCAATAAATTTTTCTACTTCGTTTTTTTCTGAAATTTTCTTATTTAACAAAAGTTTGGTTAAAATTTTTGATGTTTTCCACTCTTTTGATTTTTCTTCTATGATAGAATCTGATACTTCACTTAACTTCCATATCATCATCCATCATTCCTATTCCTGTTGAATTTTCAAATCATCTAATAATTTTGAAATTTTAACAGCATATTCTATTGAATCATCTATTTTTACTCTAATTTCTGGTACATATCTTAAGGCTAATTCTTCTGATATTTTTTTTCTTAAAAATCCCTTTATTTCATTAAGTCCTTCTTCAACTTTTGCTTTATTTACCTCACTATTTTCATCTGAATATATAGTAAAATATAAATCAGCAAATTTTAAGTCCTCTGTTACTCTAACT from the Fusobacterium perfoetens ATCC 29250 genome contains:
- the tig gene encoding trigger factor; translation: MKYEIKKLEKSALEVTMTLTKEEYNPIEGAVLTKAQKDVEIPGFRKGHAPLEQIKAKYAKETEEQVCDEIIKKFFGEVIKNENLKPVSPLYNGSLKVEEEATLVVHVDVFPEFELGQYKGLEAEKVEFQMTDERLDTEIQNILKRKSTLTDYEAGHKAQMGDTVELSFEGFIDGVPFEGGKADTHMLELGSHSFIDTFEDQLVGYEVGQEGEVNVTFPEQYHAKELAGKPAVFKVKVKAIKFDKVPELNDEFAKTLGYESVEDMKAKTREDVEKRETENAKNQYRAALLKKVVEGTNFEVPRSLVYREVEGRLAELEQQLMAQGMDLKSYLSMTGMTHEAIFNQLAPMSESKVKMDIILDKIAETEKIEATEEEFNNKMEDIAKMYGMTAESLKEELVKNKNFENFEINVKNEIILNKAIDFIVANAK
- the clpP gene encoding ATP-dependent Clp endopeptidase proteolytic subunit ClpP, giving the protein MYNPIVIENTSYGERSYDIYSRLLKDRIIFLGTEINDNVANAIVAQLLFLEAEDPEKDIIMYINSPGGVVTSGMAIYDTMNYIKPDVQTVCIGQAASMGAFLLSAGAKGKRYALPNSRVMIHQPLGGAQGQATDIEIQAKEILKIKDKLSEILAKNCGKTKEEILKDTERDNFMTATEALEYGIIDKVFTSRD
- the rbfA gene encoding 30S ribosome-binding factor RbfA gives rise to the protein MRKQRLAAIEKEVLRVISKTLLEDVKNPKVKGLVSLVKVRVTEDLKFADLYFTIYSDENSEVNKAKVEEGLNEIKGFLRKKISEELALRYVPEIRVKIDDSIEYAVKISKLLDDLKIQQE
- the recJ gene encoding single-stranded-DNA-specific exonuclease RecJ; its protein translation is MMIWKLSEVSDSIIEEKSKEWKTSKILTKLLLNKKISEKNEVEKFIDSSMSLLRNPFDFEKMEEAVEKIIEKKNRNEKVYIYGDYDVDGISAASFLVRVFREVGIDTGYYIPSRMEETYGFDKKTADYMRKRDGRLVITVDTGANSIEDIRYAKSIGIDIIVTDHHKSVKDKFDEEYIMINPKLSENYKFKYLSGAGVALKLAQALLIKLGKSEDILYKYLDIVMIGTVADVVPMIDENRIIISNGLRILKNTKVKGLIYLLKYLKFQNKNITTTDVSYFISPLINSLGRIGVSKVGADFFIEEDEFKIYNIIEEMKKMNKIRRKLEKKIYDEAIEFLKQKSDYKNLKYIFLTSEEWHPGVIGVVSSRLSIKYRLPVILIATGNGVGKASCRSVAGINIFNIFTKIKEKLVRYGGHDLAAGFIARTEDLPEIEEMFSKEIEKIDKEKEEKIIEVDMKLSVTSIDEELIQDMKKLSPYGLENLQPLFLDENIKIKWIEKFGVEDRHFNGMLEKEGKEFSFIAFNLSNEIENIDLNKKVKIVYYPEKINIKGKDRYNIRVKSIKQI